One Pichia kudriavzevii chromosome 3, complete sequence genomic window carries:
- a CDS encoding uncharacterized protein (PKUD0C00250; Pfam Domains: COesterase(3.8e-46)), which produces MGHAVSADHCPKHTVEIPRHGTLTGVTLKRPSGKPTVHRFAKVPYALPPKARFGLPIPIPDDYDYTGEYERYGAKCPQPVYESKELVYAESPSDESIQYLNIWVPASNKYRPQNGWPVLVYIHGGWLQYGDINNEFFNSVELMDDEHFKEKYIFVTPAYRLNIFGFLTCNQLEHKNMGFWDQREALKWVHRFIVHFGGDPSKITLSGLSAGAYSTFFQLAYELYHPNEEQIIKQVIFHSNMILTQPKSITECKAQYSEIVDKLGIGELNPQQQLQRLQSLDYKFLERFIPTLNLHTFRAVTDDDFVSSTTILDIMNGKFSELLVKKGVRIMHGEVDNEGYLYSLLNPPVSVEEFQLQVENYYPREVTLELMEVYNVVSAPETKLSTLFGNVIGDGQVYVSTRGFINNIVENGFPAKDYFRYRIAYRGKWLDKHLSPELKVTHAHDKPIWFYALRAGFTEKEKARLDEFLIPYLEFLNFHDDIKGWETSNARKLRLFKSDGSIVYEDDVDWERCTQIAKKLYEKQLD; this is translated from the coding sequence ATGGGTCACGCTGTGTCGGCAGATCATTGTCCCAAACACACCGTTGAGATTCCAAGGCATGGCACTTTGACTGGGGTTACGTTGAAGAGACCAAGTGGAAAACCAACGGTGCACAGATTCGCAAAAGTTCCATATGCACTGCCACCTAAAGCAAGGTTTGGACTTCCGATTCCTATTCCAGATGACTACGATTATACGGGGGAGTATGAACGTTACGGGGCAAAATGTCCCCAACCAGTATACGAATCAAAGGAGTTGGTGTATGCAGAGAGTCCAAGTGATGAGAGCATCcaatatttgaatatttgggTTCCTGCATCAAACAAGTATCGGCCACAAAATGGATGGCCTGTTTTGGTTTACATACATGGCGGTTGGTTACAGTATGGAGATATAAATAAcgaattcttcaacagcGTTGAGCTGATGGATGATGAACATTTCAAGGAAAAGTACATTTTTGTAACACCGGCTTATCGCTTGAACATCTTTGGGTTTCTTACATGCAACCAGTTGGAACATAAAAACATGGGATTTTGGGACCAAAGAGAAGCTCTGAAATGGGTCCACAGGTTTATTGTTCATTTTGGAGGTGACCCAAGCAAAATTACATTGTCCGGGCTCTCTGCTGGTGCCTACTCTACATTTTTCCAACTAGCGTATGAGCTTTACCACCCTAATGAGGAGCAGATTATTAAACAAGTTATTTTCCACTCTAATATGATTTTAACACAACCCAAATCAATAACGGAATGCAAAGCACAGTACAGTGAGATTGTTGATAAGTTAGGAATTGGTGAATTGAACCCACAACAACAGTTGCAAAGGCTACAATCGCTAGATTACAAATTTTTAGAGAGGTTCATCCCCACATTAAACCTTCATACATTTAGAGCGGTaactgatgatgattttgtttcatcaacaaccaTATTGGATATAATGAACGGGAAATTTTCAGAGCTGCTAGTTAAGAAAGGTGTTCGTATCATGCATGGAGAAGTCGATAATGAAGGCTACTTATATTCATTGTTGAACCCGCCTGTCTCAGTAGAAGAGTTCCAGCTACAAGTTGAAAATTATTATCCACGGGAGGTAACCCTGGAACTGATGGAAGTCTACAATGTTGTGAGTGCCCCCGAAACAAAACTGTCAACACTGTTTGGTAATGTCATTGGCGATGGACAAGTGTATGTTTCTACAAGGGgatttatcaacaacattgTCGAAAACGGCTTCCCTGCTAAGGACTATTTCCGTTACCGGATTGCATATCGTGGTAAGTGGCTAGACAAACACTTGTCACCGGAGTTGAAAGTTACACATGCGCACGACAAGCCCATCTGGTTTTATGCGCTTAGAGCTGGGTTTacagagaaggaaaaggcaAGGTTAGACGAATTCTTGATACCCTACCTAgaatttctcaactttCATGATGACATTAAAGGATGGGAGACAAGTAATGCACGCAAGTTACGCTTATTCAAAAGTGACGGTTCCATTGtgtatgaagatgatgtgGATTGGGAAAGATGTACACAAATTGCCAAAAAGCTTTATGAAAAGCAACTAGATTAA
- a CDS encoding uncharacterized protein (PKUD0C00285; Pfam Domains: GST_C(6.1e-14)|GST_N(5.5e-10)), which produces MTFGTLYILPPSPRSAWLPKLAKYLGLEINVKSMLEVEDFKSKFPLGKAPAFEGSDGFRLTETLAIIKYFIDSSSKPEFAGSSLKEKALNEKWLSFANSDLCGAMVGVWFCKDESKKPELVSKLNSLLQYIDNELNNSKFLVGDSVLVADILLYVTLQHIVEIGVDISSFSHLKKYSEEVAKHELLAE; this is translated from the coding sequence ATGACATTCGGTACCCTCTACATTCTTCCACCATCCCCAAGAAGTGCATGGTTGCCAAAGCTAGCAAAATACCTCGGacttgaaatcaatgtaAAGTCCATGTTGGAAGTTGAAGACTTCAAGAGCAAATTCCCATTGGGAAAGGCACCGGCTTTTGAAGGATCAGATGGTTTCAGATTGACCGAGACACTTGCAATCATCAAGTATTTCATCGATTCTTCCTCCAAGCCGGAATTTGCAGGCAGTTCCTTAAAAGAGAAGGCATTGAATGAGAAGTGGTTATCCTTTGCCAACTCGGATTTATGTGGCGCAATGGTTGGTGTGTGGTTCTGCAAAGATGAGTCGAAGAAACCTGAATTGGTGTCCAAGTTGAACTCGCTTCTTCAATACATTGACAATGAGTTGAACAACTCCAAATTCCTAGTTGGTGACTCGGTTTTAGTGGCAGATATTCTCCTATACGTAACCTTACAGCACATTGTTGAGATTGGAGTTGACATCTCTTCATTCTCCCATCTTAAGAAGTATAGCGAAGAAGTTGCTAAACATGAACTTTTGGCGGAGTAA
- a CDS encoding uncharacterized protein (PKUD0C00260; similar to Saccharomyces cerevisiae YKR080W (MTD1); ancestral locus Anc_5.673) has protein sequence MSAIQKACKVIPASKIAKSYIQEVTEKTAALSKKPKLVGLLANDDPAAMMYATWTGKTANNLGFQYELIQVNKDQLEEEIYKCNNNDDINGMIVYFPVFGNHQDQYLQQCVSIHKDVEGLNFKYISNMYHNIRYLDHNKTMKSILPCTPLAVVKILEYIGAYNTVLEPGARLYGKTITVVNRSEIVGRPLAALLANDGAKVYSVDINDIQLYERGDGLRYKQHKVHDCNKSLEECAKESDIIITGVPTKTYKFPSNYIKRGAICINFSSEKNFVDEEVEKVASLYVPSIGKVTIAMLLRNLLRLMNNKKAVDAPNVEPPIEPTDKPQKI, from the coding sequence ATGTCTGCAATTCAAAAAGCTTGTAAAGTGATTCCTGCGTCAAAGATCGCCAAGTCTTACATCCAAGAAGTCACGGAGAAGACAGCAGCTCTATCCAAGAAGCCAAAGCTTGTTGGTCTTCTTGCCAATGACGATCCTGCGGCAATGATGTATGCCACTTGGACGGGTAAAACCGCCAACAATCTCGGTTTCCAGTACGAGCTTATCCAGGTCAACAAGGATCAGCTAGAGGAAGAAATCTAcaaatgcaacaacaacgatGACATCAATGGTATGATTGTGTACTTCCCGGTGTTTGGTAATCACCAAGACCAGTATTTGCAGCAGTGTGTCTCCATCCATAAAGACGTTGAAGGTCTTAACTTTAAATACATCTCCAACATGTACCACAACATCAGGTATCTAGATCACAACAAAACTATGAAATCCATCCTACCTTGTACCCCGCTAGCAGTGGTGAAAATCTTGGAGTATATTGGAGCTTACAACACAGTTCTTGAACCGGGCGCTAGGTTGTATGGTAAGACAATCACCGTTGTTAACAGATCGGAAATTGTCGGCAGACCTTTAGCTGCGCTATTGGCTAACGACGGTGCTAAGGTTTACTCTGTAGACATCAATGACATTCAGCTATATGAAAGAGGTGATGGATTAAGGTATAAGCAACATAAGGTGCATGACTGTAATAAATCCTTGGAAGAGTGTGCCAAGGAGTCAGATATAATCATCACTGGTGTTCCAACAAAGACTTATAAGTTTCCATCCAACTATATCAAGCGGGGTGCTATCTGTATCAACTTTTCCAGCGAGAAGaactttgttgatgaagaagttgaaaaggtGGCTTCCCTCTATGTTCCTTCCATAGGAAAAGTTACCATTGCCATGTTGTTGAGAAACTTGTTGAGATTGATGAACAACAAAAAGGCTGTTGATGCTCCTAATGTCGAGCCTCCTATCGAGCCAACTGATAAACCACAGAAAATATAA
- a CDS encoding uncharacterized protein (PKUD0C00220), whose translation MIIPLLLILQLAIGHDEIIENEMNWVLESLEQKSDSCMLNVMAKYYIPYQEIIPAHDVKERALVSKILAVELTKCLFDGPYMPELDERCNATEWNEENLQNCVGSLAQNNVIWTTFNGYLGQMDSLVHERSEKIDNLRILKEYKLIISSLGEHMDNILTERIEREFEFADILNTWHLEHEQTHLDLVQNLKSQIEELRAFNKLQQEIQQEERIRLSKSSRFRLPVLIVALLLLTMTALVQLVGGVDRTQVELALFLRMIAFGVGAGLATVLRHELSKYFTKLDPENIT comes from the coding sequence ATGATAATCCCATTGCTCCTTATCTTGCAACTTGCAATTGGACATGATGAGATTATTGAGAATGAAATGAATTGGGTACTCGAGTCGCTGGAACAAAAAAGCGATTCATGCATGCTAAATGTCATGGCTAAATACTATATACCATACCAAGAGATAATTCCCGCACATGACGTAAAAGAACGTGCTCTAGTTAGCAAAATATTGGCAGTCGAACTAACGAAATGCCTCTTTGATGGTCCTTATATGCCGGAGCTGGACGAACGGTGTAATGCCACGGAATGGAACGAAGAGAATTTACAGAATTGCGTAGGTTCTCTTGCGCAGAATAACGTTATCTGGACTACATTCAACGGGTATCTAGGTCAAATGGACAGCTTAGTGCATGAAAGAAGTGAGAAAATTGATAATCTTCGTATTTTGAAGGAATACAAGTTAATCATAAGTAGCCTGGGAGAACACATGGATAACATATTGACAGAACGCattgaaagagaatttgAGTTTGCTGATATATTAAATACGTGGCATCTGGAGCATGAACAGACACATCTAGATTTGGTTCAGAATCTCAAATCGCAAATTGAAGAGCTAAGAGCTTTCAATAAGTTGCAACAGGAAATACAGCAGGAAGAGCGTATAAGGTTGAGCAAGTCTTCAAGGTTCCGTCTGCCAGTATTAATTGTTGCATTATTGCTATTGACAATGACTGCACTAGTACAATTGGTGGGAGGCGTAGATCGCACACAAGTGGAGCTAGCTTTATTTCTTCGGATGATAGCATTCGGTGTTGGTGCAGGCCTAGCAACCGTTTTGCGGCATGAATTAAGTAAATACTTTACAAAGCTTGATCCAGAGAATATCACATAG
- a CDS encoding uncharacterized protein (PKUD0C00280; similar to Saccharomyces cerevisiae YCL040W (GLK1) and YDR516C (EMI2); ancestral locus Anc_1.33): protein MSQLDLKVKEIVESFEVEKELLQNLVTLFIRSAEYGLTHSSVGKAAMPMIPTYVTQIPTGKEKGVLLAADLGGTNFRVCSVKLNGDHTFELKQSKNPIPVDLMSSTTEELFSYLAGKIGQFVETHHNDIGDKMKLGFTFSFPVEQTSLNSGTLIRWTKGFNIEDTVGKDIVAVLQDHLDRKNIPVHVAALANDTVGTLLARSYTGENKEGLTSIGCIYGTGTNGAYNEKVENITKLPKEVVEELKSKGIDHMVINTEWGSFDNNLELLPTTKYDVEVDKISANPGYHLFEKRVSGMFLGEILRHILVDLYEQGLMFTQYPTINELPHRLKTPWLLHSEGLSIFEIDDSTNLIATEIELKNMLRLPTTPEERKAIQKLTRAISKRAAHLAGVPIAALTMKIDAFKGHNVEVDVGVDGSVVEFYPGFRTMMRDAIADTQIGAKGERRLHVNLSKDGSSVGAALCALSNNSL, encoded by the coding sequence ATGTCCCAATTAGATCTGAAGGTAAAGGAGATTGTCGAGTCgtttgaagttgagaaGGAGCTTCTCCAAAACCTTGTGACGTTATTTATCAGGTCAGCAGAATACGGCCTAACGCATTCGTCAGTGGGGAAGGCGGCAATGCCAATGATTCCAACATACGTTACGCAGATCCCAACGGGTAAGGAGAAGGGTGTCCTTTTAGCAGCCGATTTGGGCGGCACGAACTTCAGGGTATGTTCTGTTAAGTTGAACGGAGACCACACTTTTGAGTTGAAGCAGTCCAAGAACCCAATTCCCGTGGACTTGATGAGTAGCACCACCGAAGAGTTGTTTTCGTATCTAGCTGGGAAAATTGGCCAGTTTGTGGAAACCCACCATAATGATATAGGCGATAAGATGAAGCTGGGGTTCACCTTCAGTTTCCCCGTTGAGCAGACGTCGTTGAATTCGGGAACGTTGATTAGATGGACCAAGGGGTTCAACATTGAGGATACTGTCGGTAAGGACATTGTTGCCGTTTTGCAAGACCATTTAGACCGGAAAAACATTCCTGTGCACGTTGCCGCATTGGCCAACGATACCGTTGGCACCTTGTTGGCAAGATCCTATACTGGTGAAAACAAGGAAGGCTTGACCTCGATTGGATGTATCTACGGTACTGGTACAAATGGTGCCTACAATGAGAAGGTCGAAAATATCACCAAGTTGCCCAAggaagttgttgaagagttgaagTCCAAGGGAATTGACCACATGGTTATAAACACCGAGTGGGGATCCTTTGATAATAACTTGGAGCTCTTGCCCACCACCAAGTATGATGTGGAGGTCGATAAGATTTCAGCTAATCCCGGTTATCACCTGTTTGAGAAGCGAGTCTCTGGTATGTTTTTGGGAGAAATCTTGAGACATATTTTAGTGGATCTATATGAACAGGGCCTCATGTTCACCCAGTACCCTACCATCAACGAATTACCTCATAGATTGAAAACCCCTTGGTTGTTGCATTCCGAAGGCCTGTCGATTTTTGAAATCGATGATTCCACTAACTTGATTGCCACGGAAATCgagttgaaaaatatgttgAGACTACCAACAACACCAGAAGAACGTAAGGCAATCCAGAAACTGACTAGAGCTATCTCCAAGAGAGCAGCACATTTGGCCGGCGTCCCAATTGCAGCATTGACTATGAAGATTGACGCATTTAAAGGCCACAATGTGGAGGTTGATGTCGGTGTTGACGGTTCAGTTGTGGAATTCTATCCTGGTTTCAGAACTATGATGAGAGACGCCATTGCAGATACCCAGATTGGCGCCAAGGGTGAAAGAAGATTGCATGTCAACCTCTCAAAGGATGGCTCCTCTGTTGGTGCTGCCCTTTGTGCATTGTCAAACAACTCATTATAA
- a CDS encoding uncharacterized protein (PKUD0C00270; Pfam Domains: GST_C(7.3e-08)), with the protein MTLGTLYVNAQFPRNSHVLKLVRYLGLNIDIVDVREINNYAEIYALHKVPYFLGTDGFKLPEAYAVVCYLIDLSGDHGDLLGRSTKEKALNTAWYSLVNMEIIQRYGVLLSGKTQQAKDKATAELHGLLEYIDDALATREFLIGNSFTVSDLFAHDAIKTLHGLNNDFKSYTNINRYLGSCGCHPCIAPYI; encoded by the coding sequence ATGACATTGGGAACACTCTACGTGAATGCTCAGTTTCCTAGAAACTCGCATGTCTTGAAGCTAGTGAGATATCTCGGTTTGAATATCGACATTGTTGACGTGagagaaatcaacaactaTGCGGAAATTTATGCATTGCATAAGGTGCCATACTTTTTAGGGACGGACGGGTTCAAGTTACCAGAGGCCTATGCGGTTGTCTGTTATCTCATTGACCTCTCGGGAGACCACGGCGACCTGTTGGGCCGTTCCACCAAGGAGAAGGCACTCAACACGGCGTGGTACTCGCTTGTTAACATGGAGATTATCCAGAGGTACGGCGTCCTCCTTTCCGGTAAGACCCAGCAGGCCAAGGACAAGGCGACTGCCGAGCTGCATGGCTTGTTGGAGTATATTGACGACGCCCTAGCGACTCGGGAGTTTCTAATTGGAAACTCCTTCACGGTATCGGACCTTTTTGCCCATGACGCTATAAAAACACTCCATGGACTCAACAACGACTTTAAATCCTACACAAACATCAACCGCTACCTCGGCAGTTGTGGCTGTCACCCTTGTATTGCTCCTTATATTTAG
- a CDS encoding uncharacterized protein (PKUD0C00240; similar to Saccharomyces cerevisiae YIL145C (PAN6); ancestral locus Anc_5.697), producing MMEIPIITTVSELRQLRAKFGEESVGFVPTMGYLHEGHMSLVGRSTKENQHTIISIFVNPSQFAPEEDLDTYPRDIGHDVAVIEAYLKKHGGKVDAIFKPEVNEMYPSGFTMKREEQRGAFVEVLGVSDVLEGKTRPSFFRGVATVVTKLFNAVKPTVAYFGQKDIQQTVVIKMMVRDLLMDLSVVVVPTVRNKSGLALSSRNKYLSDDILKQAECLNQSMLLANESYQKGETDVAKLSESIKSLIEGTNPAFKIDYVAFNDPVTLEYINKIDISKGCILSMAIYVPNTTSKDEKKFTRLIDNMVFNPL from the coding sequence ATGATGGAGATTCCTATTATTACCACCGTTAGTGAACTACGCCAGCTACGGGCAAAGTTTGGCGAAGAATCTGTTGGGTTTGTTCCAACAATGGGCTACCTCCATGAGGGCCATATGTCATTAGTTGGCAGATCAACCAAGGAAAATCAGCACACAATTATCTCCATCTTTGTTAACCCATCGCAGTTTGCCCCCGAAGAAGACCTGGACACTTATCCAAGAGATATAGGACATGATGTAGCTGTTATTGAAGcttatttgaagaagcacGGTGGAAAAGTAGACGCTATTTTCAAGCCTGAAGTTAATGAAATGTACCCCTCTGGTTTCACCATGAAGAGAGAGGAACAAAGAGGCGCTTTTGTTGAGGTTTTAGGCGTGTCCGATGTTTTGGAAGGCAAGACCAGGCCATCTTTCTTTAGGGGTGTCGCCACTGTCGTGACAAAGCTGTTTAATGCAGTGAAACCAACAGTTGCCTATTTTGGACAAAAAGATATCCAACAGACAGTAGTGATAAAAATGATGGTTAGGGATTTGCTGATGGATTTAAGTGTAGTTGTTGTTCCAACAGTTAGAAATAAGTCGGGATTAGCTTTGAGCTCAAGAAATAAGTATCTTTCTGATGATATTCTGAAGCAAGCCGAATGTCTCAACCAAAGTATGCTCTTGGCCAATGAAAGTTATCAAAAGGGAGAGACAGACGTGGCAAAATTGTCAGAGTCTATCAAATCGCTCATTGAAGGGACCAACCCCGCCTTTAAAATAGATTACGTGGCATTCAATGATCCGGTGACCCTTGAATACATCAACAAGATCGACATCTCGAAGGGTTGCATTCTGTCCATGGCAATTTACGTTCCAAACACGACAAGCAAAGATGAGAAAAAGTTCACTAGACTTATAGACAACATGGTTTTTAATCCTTTATAG
- a CDS encoding uncharacterized protein (PKUD0C00230; similar to Saccharomyces cerevisiae YKR086W (PRP16); ancestral locus Anc_5.683): MFKKRGNFKKGNSKISSKDEGGLEDDILSSTPILSIKRGKEHCVEFKKKQKLENTQDLTAKPDDDAEESYFEQFDDYEVDPSKTTCTKQILSKNIDTTGVNDIFVHRLTPPFLDSHSVLTTRQNIAEIVRDKSGDLYKLSKNGSTILNEKRRLNEISKGREMDTKGKTLQLEKVSESLEMEDEEGETAILQDTEHLSAKSFNRESLPAYKVRDQLMNLINENQVLIVIGETGSGKTTQLPQFLYEKGYTKNGMIGITQPRRMAAVSVAERVGEEMGVAIGTKVGFTIRFNDKTSSDTQIKFMTDGILLRETLHDPLLSKYSCVIMDEAHERSLNTDILFGIIKKVLMKRRDFKLIITSATMNSLKFSRFFNNAPQFQIPGKTFPVDIMFQSIPSADYIDSAVKQALKIHLSNPHAKGEHGDILVFMTGQEDIEVTCQVMEDELQKLKKINPSINGLDVLPVYSSLSSQCQLKIFSESENRKCIVATNIAETSLTLHHVKFVIDSGLMKLKVYNPKLNMDALQMVPISKAQAKQRSGRAGRVCPGQCFRLYTLTSYEEEMWDEPIPEIQRSNLMNTILLLKNLNIKDLGKFPFVDSPSKEALETSQYDLWTIGALNNFGELTELGKKITRYPIDPMLSKMLIISKEYSCSAEILRIVSMLSVPPVFNTPKRDSNLTQKATHARENFQIEGSDHLTLLNIFNQFENARNKEKWCTKNFLNFKSLRQAYEIHSQLKQLTGDIRSNNNWNAIRECICASYFPNAAEFFKHGQYKHCRLGLEMYIHPTSVFFGLGDVPRFVVFHELVMTSQKQQIHYLTSVEADWLVKYGYLFYSPRVRGISSRENQKIKEQEYLNLIEHEKGLRNNKSIKD; the protein is encoded by the coding sequence ATGTTTAAAAAGCGGGGGAACTTCAAGAAAGGGAACTCAAAAATATCGTCTAAAGATGAGGGAGGTttagaagatgatattCTATCATCTACTCCAATCCTTAGTATTAAAAGAGGCAAAGAACATTGCGTTGAatttaaaaagaaacaaaagttgGAGAACACCCAAGATCTTACTGCTAAACCAGATGACGACGCTGAAGAGTCATATTTTGAACAGTTTGATGATTATGAGGTAGATCCAAGTAAGACAACCTGCACGAAGCAGATACTCAGTAAGAATATCGACACTACTGGAGttaatgatatttttgtaCACAGACTCACGCCACCATTTCTCGATTCCCATTCGGTGCTGACCACTAGGCAGAATATAGCTGAGATTGTCCGAGACAAGTCTGGTGACTTGTACAAGTTGTCCAAAAATGGATCCACGATTTTGAATGAGAAAAGAAGATTAAATGAAATATCCAAGGGCAGGGAGATGGATACCAAAGGGAAAACTCTAcaacttgaaaaagtttcagAAAGTTTGGAGATGGAAGACGAAGAAGGAGAGACGGCGATACTTCAAGATACGGAACATTTATCGGCAAAAAGCTTCAACAGAGAATCTCTACCTGCGTACAAAGTAAGAGATCAGTTGATGAATTTAATCAACGAGAATCAGGTCCTAATTGTGATTGGTGAAACTGGTTCAGGCAAAACTACGCAATTGCCTCAATTTTTATACGAAAAGGGATACACTAAAAACGGAATGATTGGAATAACACAACCTCGAAGGATGGCAGCTGTCTCTGTTGCAGAAAGAGTTGGAGAAGAAATGGGGGTAGCGATCGGTACCAAGGTTGGGTTTACCATTAGATTCAATGACAAAACTTCATCAGACACTCAGATCAAATTTATGACTGATGGTATCCTACTGAGAGAGACCTTACATGACCCTCTACTAAGCAAGTATTCTTGTGTAATAATGGATGAAGCTCATGAGCGGTCGTTGAATACTGATATTTTATTTGGTATCATTAAAAAGGTTTTGATGAAACGAAGAGACTTTAAATTGATAATCACATCAGCCACCATGaactctttgaaattttctcgttttttcaataatgcTCCTCAGTTTCAAATTCCAGGGAAGACATTCCCTGTTGATATCATGTTTCAATCCATCCCCTCTGCCGATTACATTGACTCTGCTGTCAAACAGGCGCTTAAGATACATTTATCGAATCCCCATGCGAAAGGGGAGCACGGTGACATTCTTGTGTTCATGACAGGACAAGAAGATATCGAGGTAACATGTCAAGTGATGGAAGACGAATTACAAaagctgaagaagattAATCCTTCGATCAATGGCTTAGATGTACTGCCAGTTTATTCGAGTCTTTCCTCTCAATGTCAACTTAAAATATTTAGTGAATCCGAAAACCGGAAATGTATTGTTGCTACAAATATTGCAGAAACTTCACTTACACTTCACCATGTAAaatttgttattgattCAGGACTGATGAAACTGAAAGTTTATAATCCCAAGCTGAATATGGATGCCTTGCAAATGGTGCCTATTTCCAAAGCGCAAGCAAAACAACGGTCGGGGCGTGCAGGTAGAGTGTGTCCAGGCCAGTGTTTTAGGTTATATACCCTAACTTCAtacgaagaagaaatgtGGGATGAACCAATCCCAGAAATCCAACGAAGTAATTTGATGAATACAAttcttctcttgaaaaatctCAACATTAAAGATTTGGGcaaatttccatttgttGATAGTCCATCTAAGGAGGCTTTGGAAACATCACAATATGATCTTTGGACAATTGGTGCTCTGAATAACTTTGGAGAATTGACAGAGTTGGGTAAGAAAATCACTAGATATCCTATTGATCCTATGCTATCTAAGATGTTGATTATTTCGAAGGAATACTCGTGTAGCGCTGAGATTTTAAGGATAGTTTCGATGTTGTCTGTTCCTCCTGTTTTTAACACTCCTAAACGAGATTCTAACTTGACTCAAAAGGCCACCCACGCAAGAGAGAATTTCCAAATAGAGGGTAGTGATCATTTAACTTTGCTTaacattttcaaccaatttgaaaatgcaagaaataaagaaaaatggtgcacaaaaaactttttgaattttaaGTCACTCAGACAAGCTTATGAGATCCATTCACAATTAAAACAACTTACTGGAGATATTAGATCTAACAATAACTGGAACGCCATTAGAGAATGTATTTGTGCGTCTTACTTTCCCAATGCTgctgaatttttcaagcatGGGCAATATAAGCACTGTAGGTTAGGTTTGGAAATGTACATTCATCCAACGTCGGTATTTTTTGGATTGGGTGATGTTCCTAGATTTGTGGTTTTCCATGAACTCGTCATGACGTCACAAAAACAGCAAATTCACTATCTAACGTCTGTCGAAGCTGATTGGCTTGTAAAATATGGGTATCTGTTCTATAGCCCACGTGTCCGGGGGATCAGCAGTagagaaaaccaaaagatTAAAGAACAGGAGTATCTCAACCTAATTGAGCATGAGAAAGGATTACGTAATAATAAATCTATAAAGGATTAA
- a CDS encoding uncharacterized protein (PKUD0C00210; similar to Saccharomyces cerevisiae YOR159C (SME1); ancestral locus Anc_5.504), which translates to MSGRTTNTPPINALFKYLQTQKPVSIWLYQQPQIRVTGTIRGFDEFMNVVLENAAEVSVKDGKKRELGMMLLKGDTISLISAV; encoded by the coding sequence ATGTCTGGAAGAACCACCAATACACCTCCTATCAATGCCCTTTTCAAATATCTCCAAACCCAAAAGCCTGTCTCAATATGGCTATACCAGCAACCTCAAATACGCGTGACAGGTACAATAAGGGGATTTGATGAGTTTATGAATGTGGTGCTCGAAAATGCTGCAGAAGTGTCTGTCAAAGATGGTAAAAAAAGAGAGTTAGGaatgatgttattgaaaGGCGATACAATTTCTCTAATATCTGCCGTGTAg